The following are encoded together in the Flavihumibacter fluvii genome:
- a CDS encoding nuclease-related domain-containing protein yields MCKVHKSVGCLTTIKTHLKRHNINDFNSLNELLSFQKNFSNLRQQIISSHETLIENEKSTLAAEILQLDNAIKTDKAYFESSFLTEIEELKQKLSSLSISTGLNFIKRFVNYKKRRAYKNKLQDLELNLNYNVNYAVRELINQYQDKINRHKYITLHFSDAVKESCLTKIIGLEKKQRIIEELENSIYGALGEHKVVKELENLSDENVLINDFTLNFYPAIYNRQENDYIKSIQIDHLLVTPSGLFLIETKNWSEKSLASLDLRSPVHQVKRTNFALFKVLTEDISRGRVKLKQHHWGSRKIPIRNLIVLTNSKPNEDFQYVKILTLKELLSYIRYFKPIFTSTETQDIASYLLNLSD; encoded by the coding sequence ATGTGCAAAGTTCATAAATCTGTTGGTTGTTTAACAACGATAAAAACTCATCTGAAGCGGCACAATATAAACGACTTCAATTCTTTAAATGAGTTATTGAGTTTTCAAAAGAACTTTTCAAATTTAAGACAGCAAATCATTTCAAGTCACGAAACACTAATAGAAAATGAAAAGAGTACTCTTGCTGCAGAAATTTTGCAGTTAGACAATGCTATTAAAACGGACAAAGCTTATTTTGAAAGTAGTTTTCTCACTGAGATTGAAGAGTTAAAACAAAAGCTAAGTAGTTTATCCATTTCAACTGGTTTGAATTTTATTAAACGATTTGTCAACTATAAAAAGCGCCGGGCGTATAAAAATAAACTTCAGGATTTAGAACTCAATTTGAATTATAACGTGAATTATGCAGTAAGGGAATTAATTAACCAGTATCAGGATAAAATTAATCGTCATAAATATATCACTTTGCATTTTAGTGATGCTGTTAAAGAAAGTTGTTTAACAAAGATAATTGGGCTTGAGAAAAAACAACGAATAATTGAAGAATTAGAAAATTCAATTTATGGAGCTTTAGGCGAACATAAAGTTGTAAAAGAATTGGAAAATTTATCAGACGAAAATGTTTTAATAAACGACTTTACCTTAAATTTTTATCCTGCTATCTACAACCGGCAGGAAAACGACTATATCAAATCAATTCAAATTGACCATTTACTTGTTACACCATCGGGCCTCTTTCTTATTGAAACGAAAAACTGGAGTGAAAAATCATTAGCGAGTTTGGATTTGCGTTCTCCGGTTCACCAAGTAAAACGAACAAACTTTGCACTCTTTAAAGTATTAACTGAAGATATTTCACGGGGGAGAGTAAAATTGAAGCAACATCATTGGGGTAGCAGAAAAATACCAATAAGAAACCTGATTGTATTGACCAATTCAAAACCAAACGAAGATTTTCAGTATGTAAAGATTTTGACGTTAAAAGAGCTTCTTAGTTATATTAGATATTTTAAGCCAATATTCACAAGTACAGAAACACAAGATATTGCAAGTTATTTGCTCAATTTGAGTGACTAA
- a CDS encoding tetratricopeptide repeat protein, producing MVRFLLAAFSVLLLLACNSNKAAKEIDNQVIGCSTTITTDKDWYTSGKKAPKFTGLAGIAFQVSTSNLEAQDYFNQGMMLSYGFNHAEAARSFYEATRLDSTCAMAFWGYAYVLGPNYNGGMEKDNFQRAYNAAIKAQALSGNCTPKEKALIEALTYRYAATPPADRSSLDIAYAAAMKKVYDQYSSDPDIGALYAEALMDLHPWDLYDKQTKTPRAWTPELVAVLEHLMKVNPKHPGAHHFYIHALETSATPEKALESAELLFSLVPGSGHLVHMPSHIYINTGDYHLGSLSNLKALEADSLYTTACHAQGMYPLSYYPHNYHFLAATATLEGNSALAWMAAKELQNHTAKDIMHLPEWGTLQHYYTIPYYVAVKLSMWDTLLALSPPPKDLVYPNAVWHYAKGMAYLGKEDLSKAREELNSLTGLAADSSLQQLSVWGINTTADLAQIAAKVLAACIAARQNDFEQSIALFNQAVAIEDNLNYNEPPDWFFSVRHHLGAVLLKAGKYNEAEKVYQKDLQTWKKNGWALIGLYNSLVLQKKDAAAQSCKANFDEAWKYADIQIAASSDLID from the coding sequence ATGGTCAGATTTTTATTAGCCGCCTTCTCAGTTTTACTTCTCTTAGCTTGCAATAGCAACAAGGCAGCAAAAGAAATAGACAACCAGGTTATTGGCTGCTCCACCACAATAACGACCGACAAAGATTGGTACACCTCCGGCAAAAAAGCGCCGAAATTCACTGGATTGGCGGGTATTGCTTTCCAGGTTTCAACATCTAACCTGGAAGCCCAGGATTATTTCAACCAGGGAATGATGCTGTCTTATGGTTTCAATCACGCTGAAGCCGCAAGGTCATTTTATGAAGCTACCCGGCTGGATTCCACCTGTGCAATGGCTTTTTGGGGCTATGCTTATGTGCTAGGACCTAACTATAACGGGGGTATGGAGAAAGATAATTTCCAACGGGCTTATAACGCTGCCATTAAAGCGCAGGCACTGTCCGGAAATTGCACCCCAAAAGAAAAAGCACTCATCGAAGCATTAACTTACCGATACGCTGCAACCCCTCCGGCGGACCGCAGCTCCCTGGATATAGCCTATGCTGCAGCTATGAAGAAAGTGTATGACCAATATTCTTCTGATCCCGACATTGGGGCGCTTTACGCTGAAGCGTTGATGGACTTACACCCATGGGATCTATATGACAAGCAAACAAAAACACCGCGGGCCTGGACCCCGGAGCTGGTTGCGGTATTGGAACACCTGATGAAAGTGAATCCTAAACATCCCGGTGCGCATCACTTTTATATTCATGCACTGGAAACTTCTGCCACTCCGGAAAAAGCGCTGGAGAGTGCAGAATTGCTGTTCTCATTAGTTCCCGGATCAGGGCACCTGGTGCACATGCCTTCTCATATCTACATCAACACCGGGGACTACCACCTTGGTTCTCTTTCTAACCTTAAGGCCCTGGAAGCGGATAGCCTATATACTACTGCCTGTCATGCTCAGGGCATGTACCCGTTAAGCTATTACCCGCATAATTATCATTTTTTAGCAGCCACGGCTACTTTGGAAGGCAACTCCGCGCTGGCATGGATGGCGGCTAAGGAATTACAAAATCATACTGCAAAAGATATTATGCACCTGCCCGAATGGGGTACCCTGCAGCATTACTATACGATTCCTTATTATGTGGCTGTAAAATTGTCTATGTGGGATACCCTGCTTGCACTGTCACCGCCGCCTAAAGACCTGGTATACCCGAATGCGGTATGGCACTACGCTAAAGGGATGGCTTACCTGGGAAAAGAGGATCTGTCAAAAGCCCGGGAAGAATTGAACAGCCTCACTGGTTTGGCTGCTGACTCCTCGCTACAGCAGTTGTCTGTTTGGGGTATTAATACTACCGCCGATCTTGCGCAAATTGCTGCTAAAGTTCTGGCAGCATGCATTGCAGCAAGGCAAAATGACTTTGAACAATCCATTGCGTTGTTCAACCAGGCTGTTGCTATTGAAGACAACCTGAATTATAATGAGCCGCCCGACTGGTTTTTTTCTGTAAGGCATCATTTGGGGGCCGTTTTGCTTAAAGCCGGGAAATATAATGAGGCAGAAAAAGTGTATCAAAAAGACCTGCAGACATGGAAGAAAAACGGCTGGGCTTTAATTGGCTTATACAATTCACTGGTGTTACAGAAAAAAGATGCAGCTGCGCAATCCTGCAAAGCCAATTTTGATGAAGCGTGGAAATATGCTGATATACAAATCGCCGCCTCATCGGATCTTATTGATTAG
- a CDS encoding VOC family protein: MTKKPILIILVLVTTFCLGFAVKTNTTTNNNNNKMKRVTGIGGVFFKCNDPKAVTEWYQKHLGLETNPYGATFEWYESPDSTKKAQTQWTPFAQDSKYFDKDFMINYRVENLEGLVEELKKEGVTIVDKIESFDYGKFVHILDGEGNKVQLWEAVD; this comes from the coding sequence GTGACAAAGAAACCGATTTTAATTATTTTGGTACTTGTGACAACTTTTTGTTTAGGTTTCGCAGTTAAGACAAATACGACAACAAATAACAACAATAATAAAATGAAAAGAGTAACAGGAATTGGGGGCGTTTTCTTTAAATGCAATGACCCAAAAGCAGTAACAGAATGGTATCAAAAGCACCTTGGCCTTGAAACTAATCCATATGGTGCGACATTTGAATGGTATGAAAGTCCAGACAGCACAAAAAAAGCGCAAACTCAGTGGACACCTTTTGCACAGGATTCAAAATACTTTGACAAAGACTTTATGATTAACTACCGGGTTGAAAACCTTGAAGGACTTGTTGAAGAACTGAAAAAAGAAGGCGTTACTATTGTTGACAAAATTGAATCATTCGACTACGGAAAGTTTGTTCATATTCTTGACGGAGAAGGAAACAAAGTTCAACTGTGGGAAGCTGTTGACTAA
- a CDS encoding alpha/beta fold hydrolase — MSKMKNVKWMLRWTLLFTLLIFLYQLFCPRHYNVQLREGEINTELWQLRTGSTIGFTRIPSGSKEHQAYPIIYLHGGPGGAISKRVIDDLKPLSNFGFDMYFYDQVGSGNSSRLSNILEYTVQRHIDDLDEIIKNTNSKKVILIAQSWGSVLAAAYLSQHPETIDKIVFTSPGPIYPINRAEINIPAPDSIKIRTPLYTNREANTSSSNIHISTIKFIATRFGKKIASDKEVDEFADFLDSKTYKSALCDTSINLPNRGGNGYFAGIMTYKSLLLLKDFRTKIKGMKIPVLVMKGECDNQPWGATNEYLNLFPDHKISLVPNAGHFINVEQNEIYIREMKDFLLH, encoded by the coding sequence ATGAGTAAAATGAAGAATGTAAAATGGATGTTGAGGTGGACTTTACTTTTCACACTTTTAATTTTTTTGTACCAACTTTTCTGTCCACGGCATTACAATGTACAATTGAGGGAGGGAGAAATTAATACTGAATTATGGCAACTACGAACAGGGTCTACTATAGGCTTTACACGTATACCTTCTGGTTCAAAAGAACATCAAGCATATCCAATAATTTATCTGCATGGCGGACCGGGTGGTGCTATTTCAAAAAGGGTAATTGATGATTTAAAGCCGCTTAGCAACTTTGGATTTGACATGTATTTTTATGACCAGGTAGGGAGTGGAAATTCAAGCAGACTAAGTAACATTTTAGAATACACAGTTCAAAGGCACATAGATGACCTAGATGAAATAATCAAAAATACTAATTCAAAAAAAGTCATACTAATAGCACAGTCATGGGGCTCTGTATTAGCAGCAGCTTACTTATCGCAGCATCCAGAAACTATTGATAAAATTGTTTTCACGAGCCCTGGCCCTATTTATCCAATAAACAGAGCAGAAATTAATATCCCGGCTCCGGATAGTATAAAAATCAGAACACCGCTTTACACAAATAGAGAAGCAAATACATCTTCAAGTAATATTCATATAAGTACAATTAAATTTATTGCGACCCGCTTTGGCAAAAAAATAGCTTCTGACAAAGAAGTTGACGAATTTGCTGATTTTCTGGATTCCAAAACCTATAAGTCGGCATTATGTGACACTTCAATTAACTTGCCAAATCGTGGTGGCAATGGATATTTCGCTGGCATAATGACCTATAAAAGTCTTCTGCTACTTAAAGATTTTAGAACCAAAATTAAAGGAATGAAAATACCCGTTTTGGTCATGAAAGGGGAATGTGATAATCAACCCTGGGGAGCCACGAATGAATATTTGAATCTTTTTCCTGATCACAAAATTTCGTTAGTACCTAATGCAGGACACTTTATAAATGTGGAGCAGAATGAAATCTATATCCGTGAAATGAAAGACTTTCTACTTCACTAA
- a CDS encoding alpha/beta fold hydrolase has protein sequence MSTFILVHGSWHSSWNWHKVVPILEKQGHKAVSIDLPGMGRDKTPIQNVTLELAVNKLLEVIDNTEDKVVLVGHSKNGIIVSQAAEYRADKIEKLIYLAAYLIPNGKTQAEYSVQDTEGVLKPYVDRFPETNSHTLQPIIYKEGLYHDCDDDIAEMAKCILSHESVATGITPLQLTETNYGSLPKYYIECTEDRAVTPFIQQKMYTETPCKKVYQMATSHSPFFSKPKELCSILTEIAIS, from the coding sequence ATGAGTACATTCATTTTAGTTCACGGTTCGTGGCACAGCTCCTGGAATTGGCACAAAGTAGTTCCAATACTAGAAAAGCAAGGGCATAAAGCAGTATCTATTGACTTGCCAGGTATGGGTAGAGACAAAACGCCTATTCAAAACGTTACTTTGGAATTAGCAGTAAATAAATTACTTGAAGTAATTGACAATACAGAAGACAAAGTTGTTTTAGTAGGACACAGCAAAAATGGCATTATCGTTTCACAGGCTGCTGAATACAGAGCAGATAAAATTGAGAAGTTGATTTATTTGGCTGCCTATTTAATTCCTAATGGCAAGACACAGGCTGAATATTCAGTACAGGACACAGAAGGCGTATTAAAGCCCTATGTTGACAGATTTCCTGAAACGAACTCACACACTTTGCAACCAATAATTTACAAAGAAGGTCTATACCACGACTGCGATGATGATATAGCTGAAATGGCAAAATGTATTTTAAGTCACGAAAGTGTTGCAACAGGAATAACACCATTGCAACTTACAGAAACAAATTATGGCAGTTTGCCGAAATATTACATAGAGTGTACTGAAGACAGAGCAGTAACGCCATTTATTCAGCAAAAAATGTACACAGAGACGCCCTGCAAAAAGGTATATCAAATGGCGACTAGTCATTCACCATTTTTCAGTAAGCCAAAAGAATTATGCAGTATTTTAACAGAAATTGCTATCAGCTGA
- a CDS encoding sugar porter family MFS transporter: MSTTKTNRFIAFITLIAALGGFLFGFDMAVVSGIIEPVKLQYNLSSSQEGLFVSSALLGCIAGVAFSGYLSDKMGRRKGLFIAAFLFIISAVGFAFSTDYSILILFRILAGMGVGVASNVSPLYISEVAPAHKRGGLVTFYQLAITVGILVAYLSNLFLLRNAAAGSASGEGVFHWLFYENVWRGMFLVGVIPATAFGILLLFVPESPRWLIQYGQTAAAQAILTKTIGEENAASELRSIQEMATQKSGGLAELVRLPLRRILALAMVLTALSQLSGINGVIFYGPTIMKSAGIVTSDALFYQVILGVANMVFTFIAIVKVDSWGRRPLYLYGSICAAFALALTGFCFWMNITGWWMLGSIMLFLLFFALSLGPLKFVISTEIFPTHVRGLALSICIMTMWVSDWLVNLFFPVLRDGLGITATFAIFSFFCLLSFFYAKANLPETKGKSLEEIERMLVPEKV, from the coding sequence ATGTCTACGACCAAGACTAACCGGTTTATTGCCTTTATAACGTTGATTGCAGCCCTGGGCGGGTTCCTGTTTGGATTTGATATGGCCGTGGTCAGTGGCATTATCGAACCCGTTAAATTACAATACAATTTATCCTCTTCCCAGGAAGGGCTGTTTGTTTCCTCGGCGCTGCTGGGTTGTATTGCCGGAGTTGCATTCTCAGGTTATCTCAGTGATAAAATGGGCAGGCGCAAGGGCCTCTTTATTGCAGCATTTCTTTTTATCATCAGTGCCGTGGGATTCGCATTTTCTACAGATTATTCAATATTAATCCTTTTCCGCATCCTTGCCGGTATGGGGGTAGGTGTGGCATCCAATGTATCACCGCTTTACATTTCAGAAGTAGCTCCCGCCCATAAACGAGGCGGCCTGGTAACATTTTACCAGTTGGCTATAACGGTCGGCATCCTGGTTGCCTACCTGAGCAACCTTTTCCTGCTGCGAAATGCAGCAGCCGGCAGTGCATCCGGTGAGGGTGTTTTTCACTGGTTATTCTATGAAAATGTATGGCGCGGCATGTTCCTCGTGGGAGTAATACCCGCCACTGCATTTGGCATATTGCTCCTGTTCGTACCCGAAAGTCCGCGCTGGCTGATACAATATGGACAAACAGCAGCAGCGCAGGCTATCCTTACTAAAACGATCGGTGAAGAAAATGCAGCATCTGAATTGCGTTCCATCCAGGAAATGGCCACACAGAAAAGTGGCGGCCTTGCGGAACTGGTGCGGTTGCCCTTGCGCAGGATCCTGGCCTTGGCAATGGTGCTGACGGCCCTGTCGCAACTCAGCGGCATCAACGGCGTTATCTTCTATGGGCCAACCATTATGAAATCGGCGGGTATAGTAACCAGTGATGCCCTTTTTTACCAGGTCATCTTAGGTGTAGCCAATATGGTTTTTACATTTATTGCCATTGTAAAGGTAGACAGCTGGGGTCGCCGGCCGCTCTACCTGTATGGCTCCATCTGCGCTGCATTTGCACTAGCCCTGACCGGTTTTTGTTTCTGGATGAATATTACGGGCTGGTGGATGCTTGGCAGTATTATGCTTTTCCTCCTGTTTTTCGCCCTTTCCCTTGGACCATTAAAGTTTGTGATCTCAACAGAAATATTTCCTACCCATGTCCGCGGTTTAGCCTTGTCCATCTGCATCATGACGATGTGGGTATCCGACTGGCTGGTGAACCTGTTCTTCCCCGTTCTGCGGGATGGGTTAGGTATAACGGCAACCTTTGCTATTTTCTCCTTTTTTTGCCTCCTCTCATTTTTCTATGCAAAGGCTAACCTGCCTGAAACAAAAGGAAAAAGCCTGGAAGAAATTGAAAGAATGCTGGTGCCGGAAAAGGTGTAA
- a CDS encoding carboxymuconolactone decarboxylase family protein: protein MKQVTKETVYRSAQESFGIVPPMIKEIAEFSVPAAALYVDGVRTMNAAALSEMEINAIELRISSLNRCASCVKGHSYLSKKAGLSDEDIQALVEGRPTSIESLNRKIRGTEAIFYANRGGYAMYIDELEAERFTRQEVYEIIGLLSLKTISNNINNYVQAVRAAQVQYSSNF from the coding sequence ATGAAACAAGTAACAAAAGAAACCGTCTACCGGTCAGCACAAGAAAGCTTTGGCATTGTTCCCCCAATGATTAAAGAGATTGCTGAATTCAGCGTACCCGCCGCAGCATTGTATGTGGATGGGGTACGTACAATGAATGCCGCTGCTTTGAGTGAAATGGAAATCAATGCAATTGAGCTACGCATTTCATCGCTCAACAGATGTGCGTCATGCGTAAAAGGGCATTCCTACCTTTCTAAAAAAGCTGGTTTAAGTGATGAAGACATTCAAGCCCTTGTAGAAGGAAGGCCTACAAGCATTGAGTCCTTAAACAGAAAGATCCGGGGAACCGAAGCCATATTTTATGCAAACAGAGGCGGATACGCCATGTACATAGATGAGCTGGAAGCAGAGCGATTCACACGCCAGGAGGTTTATGAAATCATCGGCCTGCTTTCACTTAAAACCATTTCAAATAACATAAACAATTACGTGCAGGCAGTAAGGGCGGCCCAGGTGCAGTACAGTAGTAATTTTTAG
- a CDS encoding LytR/AlgR family response regulator transcription factor, with amino-acid sequence MLKLVMLLPNGRKWDNVPVSSIQYVVCDKRLRKLVTVDREYRLSSSLEAIEAQLPKQLFVRTHKSCIVSVSYISSIGKSELTIAGRSLPVARRVRPVLYKRFAKLS; translated from the coding sequence ATGCTCAAGTTAGTCATGTTGTTACCCAATGGCCGTAAATGGGACAATGTACCTGTATCCAGCATCCAGTATGTGGTGTGCGACAAGCGCTTGCGCAAACTGGTCACGGTTGACCGCGAGTATCGCCTCAGTTCCAGCCTGGAGGCCATCGAAGCCCAGCTTCCGAAGCAGCTATTTGTACGGACGCATAAAAGCTGTATCGTCTCCGTGAGTTATATCAGTTCCATCGGAAAATCCGAGCTCACTATTGCCGGCAGGTCATTACCGGTAGCACGCCGCGTGCGACCCGTTTTATATAAAAGGTTCGCGAAACTATCTTAA
- a CDS encoding NADPH-dependent FMN reductase, with the protein MKSRKSIFAINGSASQNSSNEKLINNFCRLTNDVFDVTVFNDLKSLPHFDPELSVENTPIEILALRNKINSADGVLICTPEYVFSIPAGLKNAIEWCVSTTIFSGKPIGLITASASGQKGHEELQLIMKTVMAIFTDKTTLLIQGVKGKMNESGEITDNKTVEDFTNFVDQFKKQIEMASY; encoded by the coding sequence ATGAAATCCAGGAAGTCAATATTTGCAATTAATGGAAGTGCAAGCCAGAATTCATCGAACGAAAAACTGATTAATAACTTTTGCAGGTTAACAAATGACGTTTTTGATGTGACTGTTTTCAATGACCTGAAATCACTGCCCCATTTTGACCCGGAACTGTCAGTAGAGAATACGCCAATAGAAATACTAGCACTTAGGAACAAAATAAACAGTGCTGACGGCGTATTAATTTGTACCCCGGAATATGTATTCAGCATTCCGGCCGGACTAAAAAATGCTATTGAATGGTGTGTTTCAACGACCATATTTTCAGGTAAACCAATCGGACTAATTACCGCATCGGCAAGCGGCCAGAAGGGACATGAAGAATTGCAATTAATTATGAAAACCGTAATGGCGATTTTTACCGATAAAACAACCCTGTTAATTCAAGGCGTGAAAGGAAAAATGAATGAATCGGGTGAAATAACAGACAACAAAACTGTAGAAGACTTCACAAATTTTGTTGACCAGTTTAAAAAACAAATTGAAATGGCCAGCTACTAA
- a CDS encoding SgcJ/EcaC family oxidoreductase encodes MNTEKITQNILTILENGWNNANGTEFAQPFADNAEFVDIRGTLHQNATRQFIGEAHQGVFMSIYKDSNIVYHLVQVIPLSDNIIVANVKAELDAPSGPLAGKSASTITMVLVNLDNTWKIRAFHNTLVAKQ; translated from the coding sequence ATGAACACAGAAAAAATCACACAAAACATCCTCACCATCCTTGAGAATGGATGGAACAATGCCAACGGAACTGAATTTGCCCAACCTTTTGCTGACAATGCTGAGTTTGTTGACATCAGGGGCACGCTTCATCAAAACGCAACCCGGCAATTTATTGGTGAAGCACACCAGGGCGTTTTTATGAGTATCTACAAAGACAGTAATATTGTATACCATCTTGTTCAGGTAATTCCTTTAAGCGACAATATCATTGTAGCAAACGTAAAGGCTGAACTTGATGCTCCCTCTGGTCCTCTTGCCGGAAAAAGTGCTTCTACCATCACCATGGTATTAGTAAATTTGGATAACACCTGGAAAATCAGGGCATTTCACAACACGCTGGTGGCAAAACAGTAA
- a CDS encoding dihydrofolate reductase family protein has product MGKVFLSITMSLDGFTAGQVITQEHPMGLNGQLLHKWLFADKQKEDEEIASDMFNNCGAVILGSRTYNTAIDGVWESQSPFPVPALVLSSKRLNVIKGFKVVNDGIQTALSEAKSIAKEKDILVMGGANVAQQFLEADLLDELHIHIAPILLGSGTRLFENATNRIIELTKIKVIETPGATHLFFKPIRK; this is encoded by the coding sequence ATGGGGAAAGTATTTTTAAGTATTACAATGTCATTAGATGGTTTTACCGCAGGGCAGGTAATTACACAAGAGCATCCAATGGGCTTAAACGGCCAATTGTTACATAAATGGCTTTTTGCCGACAAACAAAAGGAAGACGAAGAAATCGCCTCCGATATGTTTAATAATTGTGGTGCAGTAATATTAGGAAGCAGGACATACAATACTGCTATTGATGGGGTTTGGGAAAGTCAATCCCCATTCCCTGTTCCTGCATTGGTTTTAAGTTCCAAAAGATTGAATGTAATTAAAGGTTTTAAAGTTGTTAACGATGGTATACAAACTGCTTTATCAGAGGCGAAATCTATTGCAAAGGAAAAGGATATATTGGTTATGGGTGGCGCAAACGTAGCTCAACAATTTTTAGAAGCCGACTTATTAGATGAATTACACATTCATATCGCTCCCATTTTACTTGGCAGTGGAACACGGCTTTTTGAAAACGCGACCAATCGAATAATTGAATTAACTAAAATAAAAGTTATAGAAACTCCTGGTGCGACACATTTATTTTTTAAGCCAATACGTAAATAA